One Zingiber officinale cultivar Zhangliang chromosome 10B, Zo_v1.1, whole genome shotgun sequence genomic window, TACCTGGGAATGCAAACGGCTCGAGGCTGACCCTGATGTTGCAGCCTGCAAGGTGCACTTCCCTAAGCTCTCTTCTCCTAATCCAATCTGGAATTGTCTGTAGCTGGAAGTCATTGTGGGAAAGGTGGAGGCTTTGGAGAACAGGCAAACCATTTTGGACTTCAAGAGGAACAGGACCTGAAAGTTTGTTCCCAGACAAGTTCACTCGCCATAGCTTCTTGAGCTTCCCCAGTGAATATGGAATGGAACCATTGAGCGAGTTGTTACTGACTGAGAAGGTTCTGAGATTTTGTAGGTCGCCGATCTGGCTCGGTATCTGGCCTGTGAGCCTGTTGCTGTCTAATGAGATCTCCATTGCCATGGACAACCTGCAAAGAGAGCTGGGAATTGGTCCCGAGAACTGGTTGTAGGAAAGGTCGAGGTTGGTGAGGTTCTGGTATTCTCCCATGAAGCTGGGAATTCCTCCGATCAACTGGTTGTGACTGAGGTCGAGAAACTCTAAGGCCTTGAGGTTTCCGAAGGTCGATGGCACAGGGCCTGCCAAAAGGTTCCTGCCCAAGTTGACTTGAGCCAGCTTGAGATGCCCGAGGCTCGGGGGCAATTGTCCGGTGAGCCTGTTGCCGCTCAGTGAGAGGACGGCGAGAGCGGTCAGCCTCCCCAAGCCTGAAGGTATGGAGCCGGAAAGCAAGTTGTCGTCGAGGATGAGCTCGATGAGGCTGCTCAGCTGTGAGAAGCTCTCGGGGATGGCTCCGGTGAGCTTCTTGGCTCCGGTGATCTGTAGTATCTGTAAGGACTTGAGGCTGCCCAGAGCAGGGGAGAGAGTGCCCCTCATGAAGAGGGGACGTGGTCCGTATCCAGAAGCCGGCATTTCGAGCTTCAATTGCACTACCTTCCCCCTGGAGAGGTCGCAGCTGACACCTTCCCAGTCTGAGCAGCAGTCGTTGCCTGTCCATGACGATAAGATGCCTGTGCTGTCCTCGAGGATGCTGGATTTGAAGGTGAGGAGGGCAGCCATGTCCTCCTTCGAGCAAGGTGCATGGCCATCTCCGACTCTCTGAGCTACGACCTGCAATAATAACACTGCGACGAGAGCAAAGATTAGGGAAACCTGCAAGATCAACGTGGAGGTTTTCATGGCATGGAATGGAAGTGATGATGAGGATTGAGGAGAGCTCAGCTAGCTCTGTAATTTATAGAGTTTGGGAGAGAGCTGCCTCTTTTACTCGTCTCACATGGAACATTTTTGTTCACGAGAATCGCCATTGAGCTTGAATTGAACGATGATGGAGCGTCTTCGTTTGCATTTCAAAAACAGAATTGAATGGTTTCCAGTCGAGCGATCGTGCTGTTTTCCTGCATCTTTGTGATGTTAAACACATCATAACTCAAAATGTCAAAAGAACACAAAGCTCATGACAGATCAAAAGTGTTAAAGGTCATGATGgctttttctttctatttttttaattctttttgtgAAGAACATGATAGTTCTTAATGCtgtttttgtttgtttgccttttttttttttttttttcattcttatCTGGAGAACACAAACTGGCCATGATTTAAGAAACATTTCGTCCAGGCATTTTGTCACCTACATGATCTCTATTGTGAAGCTGTCAAATTGCATACTACTGATCAATTCAACTGTTAAAATTGTGATGGTTTTTTAAAGTTGGTATTACCTTTTCAATTTAATCGATTTAGGtctatagaaattttttatcaTCAGCTATCAGACTAAGTCAGAAAAATATCAATTACTCATTaagagaaatttatttattaatttaccgGAATTGAGAACCTCAGAAATTAGGAAGACTCCCTACTGCTGTACCctaaaaaatgggaaaaaaaaaaccTTGATAGCTTTGTTTGCATGCCTGGTGGCTGAAGCATCATTAGGGTTTCAAAGTGAAGGATTCAGTAATGTGGCTACTACCTCGTTTAAAGTTGATTGATCGATGTTTATCTTGATCAAATGGATTAGGTCATAAACAGTTGTGGCACGTTTCAACTTGTTTATATATGTATGGCCTATAGATGATGAACCCGTGTGTCATGACTAAATTGCCTCTTCCCATCTCTCATATTGttagtatgatttttttttttttctcgtcTCCATGGGATGCCCAGTTAATTAGAGATGGTAGATTTGTTATAATAAAGTAAGAGATTAATTTACAATGAATAcatattttctgaaaaaaaaaaatctctcccaCCTCCTAACCATTTGGTGATCGATTATAAGTTGATCTTGTAATTTACCTTCTTCACATAATTTAAGGACGGACTGTGAGGACCATCTGAGGTGAATGTAATACCTTTTGCTATAATTGTATGCCTCTTTTTTTATGCTGGTGAGCATAATCATTTTTTAACTACAATTATATGTCTCATTTTGGTCATCACAAACGATGTGTTGATTCCTCCCATCTACTTGTCATTTTGTCTTGATCATGTTGACTATTCGTTGGTACTTttatagcaaaaggtgattacgctcacctCACATGGTTCTTATAACCGGTCCATAAGTTATGTGAAAGGAGGTAAATTATATAATCAATTGATATTCAACTGCCAAGTGGCTACAGGGTGAAAGAGGTTTTTTCTTCGAGGGCATACGTCCGTCAAAAATTAACCCCTTGTGCTATTATAATAAAACTGTCATGTTGTAACTAATTGGGCATCCCTCCTTAGCCCTACTACTTGTCATTCTTACCCAATGCCTTCTTTGATGTTCTAACATGTCCAAACATAAAATGATTAGTTATTTATGATTTCAAACTCTAATTAAACATATTATGAttcttaaattcttaattttggtCCAAGCAACTCATGAGTGGCAATTGTAGCTTTGCTTAGTCCTCTCTCCCGTCTCACATCTCCCATTATTGCTTGCCCATCTCCTTTTAGCCATCACAAGCAATGTGCTAATGGTTCCATTTTTCTTGCCATCTTACTTTAATGCATTTTACCTTTTTTTGCTTATAAATTGCTCAATTTTATCACCAATTTGCCAATCATCCAAGAGAAATGGTTTCGCTAATTGCTCGTTGTCTTGCCTACATCTAAACTGAAATGGACGCCCCTATCAACTACTTGGTGTGCTTGCCCGCGGTAACAATCAAAAACCTTTTTGTTTCTCCTATGTTGATTGTAGTTTACCTTTGCTTATGTTCCATCTTTCTATGCCCAAAAACAActgaggaaaagaaaataaatattataaaggaTTCTAAACAATAATAACCACTAAAAAAAAGATTTAGGGATGGAATTATCCTTCGCTACTCAATTGCTATTTTCAATTAGCGATTGATTAGCGACCAATTATTGCCGTCGCTGTGAAATTAGTTCCTGACGTCACTTAGCAACAGAATTAAATTAATCGTCACTAAATAGCGAT contains:
- the LOC122029926 gene encoding DNA damage-repair/toleration protein DRT100-like, whose amino-acid sequence is MKTSTLILQVSLIFALVAVLLLQVVAQRVGDGHAPCSKEDMAALLTFKSSILEDSTGILSSWTGNDCCSDWEGVSCDLSRGKVVQLKLEMPASGYGPRPLFMRGTLSPALGSLKSLQILQITGAKKLTGAIPESFSQLSSLIELILDDNLLSGSIPSGLGRLTALAVLSLSGNRLTGQLPPSLGHLKLAQVNLGRNLLAGPVPSTFGNLKALEFLDLSHNQLIGGIPSFMGEYQNLTNLDLSYNQFSGPIPSSLCRLSMAMEISLDSNRLTGQIPSQIGDLQNLRTFSVSNNSLNGSIPYSLGKLKKLWRVNLSGNKLSGPVPLEVQNGLPVLQSLHLSHNDFQLQTIPDWIRRRELREVHLAGCNIRVSLEPFAFPGIIDQLDLSDNHLTGEIGDFFTNMSVLQTLDLHSNQISGEIPSSIWRVKSLQRLDLSRNQIEGGIPASLGQITTLEWLDISNNMINGSMPSTFSSLVKIKHASFRANRLCGQIPQSRPFNIFPPAAYAHNLCLCGRPLPPCK